From Rhopalosiphum padi isolate XX-2018 chromosome 2, ASM2088224v1, whole genome shotgun sequence:
tttaatccaTTGTCATTGGCAGCCTGtccataaaaacatatatttgattaagtaataatttaatctattatcatagatttatttaaatatctctaAACTTACTTTTAGtttctttaaaaaatcattaatatcgtTTCCTAATCCAAGTAATTTGGTTTTAATATCATCCGGTAATGTATCGAAAGACGTGTTCGTTACAGAAGTTACACCTTTTACTGTATTCCAAAATGCTGACGACATAGAATGTGACGTGAAGTCAATAACTCTTTTGATTGCGGATTTCTCATCTTGTGGTATCAAACtaaataaatcctttaaaaaatattttatttaatatagtactattattatgatattgtttactattatcgttttgttaaatattttaattttctgtatatacaatacaaattatacgcATATGCCATATTAGTCTATAACTCAACTATTACTTTTTACTcgaataatcaaacaaaaaatataatttacattagaaCCCAATTATgtacctttttatttatttataaagttaatttgaAGCAATAACAACGGAATACATAACGAAAAGATTTAAGATCCAGTAGCTAgtaagtgtattattttatagtatgtttATAGAATGTTTatagtatgtaataaaaaataacttattggtctattattgaaacaattattGGTAAAGTTTTAgagatatattttttcttaagcTAACAAAAATGAGCAATAACACAATACACTATAGTGctgtactatattaaataattgttaactaaaaaatattttaaattacctttTGGGTTTGGTCCATAACCTGGTTTATTTTACGCGAATAGTCTTTCAAGAAATTATTTACATCTGGATGTGCTCGTATTTCGGCTAATAAAGCCGTGTAAGGTGTTTCTGCTATTTTGACTGTAGATGCTGTAATCTTGTTTATTACTTTATCTAGTTCAGTATCTTCAGATGAAATCtataatatgaaacattattattactataaaatttaatttaatttaattcaaataatatataaaaaatactttcctGAACTACCAATATCGATAGCAAGATTAAACAAATACGTGAAGTCCTCATTTTTTTGGTACTTAAATTTCAATGATGACCCTAAGCTACaagaaatcaatatttatactgCTTCCCATTTTTATcatgtaaataacaaaaataatgcaaCAACTATATCATTGATTTCAatgttaattaactattaatttgatTAGAGTAGagtaaaatacgtattatacattttttttatatcattaaccATGGCAATTTTCTTGGTATCTATGTAGTTGGGTTATTCATAAAGAGTgctaactaaattttaatatggtatttttattgtatcatagttttgaatatattatcataatagtaataataaaagacCAAAGTTTCATTGAGATTAGACCACTGTCTATCGCCAATTctcgataaaaatattagaataataaaaatgtctcaCAATAAAGTAAATGTctagttgtaaaaaaataaccaaaatctCCGTTAAGGAATCGTAGTAGTGAACCAAAAAATAGCACAATGTAGGAATATTGTTTAAGTTTCTtaagtaaaaacaatatgttgatttaaagaaattttaaaaatagtaatgttttgtgtttaataatataattaaaaataatagagtaATTCCGTAactcaataattgtttttaattacatttatttttatttatgatcgtAAATAGACTTGGCGTtagcgcgcgcacacacacatacacataaaacatttaaatgttattaactaACAACATttgtaatatgaaattaatcaatgtaatacattatttagagtatatagtagttattagttatattatatttgttaatacacaTATTGACGTATcagatatgtttaatatattattacgcagttcattttattatacacgtcataatataatatgtaaacctaAATAAAATGAGAAAACACGTGAAGTGGCCCCATCCGATGATAGCAACAATCATTATTAagaatatggtttttttttttttcatttagacTAAATTGGTTAATAAATTAGTTGGACTATTGAATTAGACCTTAATTTGGTTCAAATTTTCTGAATTCACTCTGATATGATTTGAATATGAAGAACTATATTTTCTTTATAGTATATCGATGAAGAAATggatataacaattataaatttagcgtttttttttttaaaaaaaaaaatttatctttgttttgtatctattatatatttatatatgacaattaaaaaatagcaagaagttatttatttaaaagaaatattataatatataaataattaaaataaaatatcagataaaattaaaatataatatgttggtaaAAGGATTTTTgtcttattttgttttcaaataatagtaaacattttatatggGTAATATGGGTAATAACTGCTATtacaatttgttatatttaaaggaaattacaaactatacataatatatattataaaaaaaaaaactaaaagtaaTAACGTTCttgaactattttatttatattatccatCTAAATAGAATGTAATATTACTAAGTTATTTAGTAaggtatgtttaattatttttttacaatttaaataatgatattaaaatattaaaaaataatatgatatattattttttttttaattaaaatatttaattattatactaatactaaaattattttctgtgtTGTATTTGCTAGAatcgatttaaattttgaagtttaattaaataggtagtaaTACTTAAACGATCCTTTTCAATTtcgtgtaattattaaaaatacagcaaaaaacattttaattgatattattgattattgtttttcttattattataatgactaatgtaattaaaaaaatataattaaatgtttcaatattcAGTTTATGATTAACACCTAACATGATGTTCATTTCGCTTAACTGCAAACCGATCTATATTAGATGGGATGATGAGAAACTTTTAATGTTGTCATCAGTTTTTCACCAAGACCTTTTAATATGTCGTTGACTTCTGTCAAATGGTCCACGTGATTACCGATGAACCTCTTGGTCGTCTGTATTTTGTCCAAaactgatttaatttttttctgtagTGAATTATTGGAAAGATCATTTAATctctaaataaaaacaaatattatatagttacagtATTACTTAGACCATACAATAACAATGAAACATAAGGTGTTtgggtaaaaatgtatactttttcctcgtcaattatatatttttcaagctGTTCAAGTTCCTCAATAGACTTTGTCAGAACACCGATTTTATATACTACGTAATCTATGGTTATTGCAGTGTTTTCATACATTATCAAtccttttttttgaaaatctttcATTTGCGTAtcgtcaaaatttgaactattCCGGAGACTGGAATATTGCTGTAACTACAAAACAATTGCAGATAActaaatttagattaaaaaaataacgtttacaCCGCAGTTGTACTGCACATAAGTCTTCATACGTCGACGATCGTGATGTTTAAATTTCCTATGAATAAATCAATCATGGCCTGAATTTCGTGATCAACGAATTCTCTTGTTGAATTTCTTGCTATTTCCTCAGTAGTCTGTTCAATGCGTTCCAATAGCTGTGCGTCCAGTTCTACGAACGTGCTTTGCCTAGAAACTGGACCAGCCTGTGTCAAAtacttgaattaatatttttattctaaatttttttatcaaaaaccaaATGATAAGCATTTTATGTGTACTATAATACGTCCATGCATTTCGacagtaaacaaatattattattgaatacctTTTCGCAGCCcttacatcatatatatatatatatatagactttATATGTGcaagtaatatagtattatagtgcatACAATTATGAGCGTTGTAACGTTTATTCGTAAAATCACAATATTGCAGGTATTTATAAACCTATACagtaatatagccatataggtagaTAGCAAAAAcgcatataaacataatttgcgttatacaaataataataaatttaattctaaatatttatataaacaatgcaaaattaaaaataataaacacttcaacatttaaaaaaaaaaaatgttatttaaaactaatcatATAATATCTCCCTTTTactagagtataataatattttgaataattcgtAAGTATACTTATCTatcataattgtttaaattgttatcaaaGATTTACTTGGAtaagttgtaatattaaaatatgtttaattcatCTATCTTAAACTTAACAGATTTCAAATTAAGACGATTGATGTTTTTTATCTGCTTGTTATACATATGTTGTGTTGCAAGTgacatataataacaataatctaaaccgttttatgtttaacataatgcacattagatttttttcaaatgcataTTTGAGTTATAGCATACAagagtataattataaacttatacttatatatgttaGACTAAATacagttgaaatattattataacatattttttcaacaaaaacacACATTAAACAAAAgatctttattctttataatacaGACTAACACGTTTATAAATCGTATACGCAATTAACAGAATCTATTATACGATGTGTTATGCAATATTTTCGTTGTTTAGTAAACAAAATTcctcaaattaattaatcaccATTAATcaattaggtacattataaataaataattaagtttaacaTATATTTACCGCGACACTAGCCAGACACCCAGCTGAAATCAAGGCTAACCACAGTACAGACTCCATGACGGTTAGAAACGATCTGCTTTGACCAATGTGTACAGTTCACTAAAACAGACTGAAGActaaacttgtataatataggtgtacctatatgtatttgtatttgttttttatatacctttttttttttttttactgggtACTGTTATTTTGTTTCTGGTTTTGTAACGGACGGTTGTCCGCTCGTGTTCACATAATAAATATCGTATAAAAACCGTAATAcacataatactcgtatatttcaCAGATTTTTACCGCATGTGTTCTCAAAGTGGCGCTCAACCCCTTTCTGGTGCGTATCACCCAAACTATAGCACGCACTGCTATGTTATTGCTGCAGCGTTCCTTCTTTACATAACACATagctatacatttattattattgccagtTGACGATTAATTGCAGTTTATAGATTATTACGAATATGGAATGATTAGGTTTTAAATTGTCATAATTTGATACACGTACATTTGTAATTGGACAATCAGACTTAAGAGCAAAGAGGTATAAAAACGTACCTGGTATTTCCCAAATGCGCAAAAGTCATaaggtttattaaatttaataataattagtataactgTACACAAAATTACGATAAagagaacaatttaaaaatagtgtttACTTTTAACTCggtcacattttttatttcatttttattgatgACATGTTGTCCCTTTTTTGAGATTCTGCTTAATTGCTATGAGTTTAAAATAACAACTGAGAACTTACCTACCTCAAGAATTTTTGTGCACGTAATCGAATCTAtagtaaattactattatttttttatataggtaatggaTAAAgagataattgtttttaatttcataatgttaaatccatatttttttagGAAATGAAAAACTGAcgcttaatttattttgatcatGTGGTATTTGATATGTGGCCATATTTTTCTCCATAAGACACGCTATtcgtatttaaattacattaaaatataaaattgacgtattattaataaatcattataatattctgttcCTATGATacctatagtgtatacatatatttttgatcGGATTAATTGTTACGAAAACCCTTATTAAGGATTTGTTGTGCACACTTTAAATATTAGTTGCAAGATCGTTAACAAAATTACTTCACTATGAATTTCGCCCTAATTATGTTATCATTAATTGCAAATGTGGAGCGAGTAGGTAGGAAATATTTAAGCATAGTTAATtagtttgattataaattataattaattagattgGATATCAATTAATTTCTTCGatctaaataaatacttaaaataagacttatatttttatgttcaagttattaattactaacaaattacaataatcaaTACCTGCTACTAACTACACCTAGTTCCTATAAGTACACcatcttatttaaatttcaatatcatggtaacaacatacattttatgttgtacctacattaatttatggaaatattttatacttcgaATTAATCcgtgtataatgtaaaaaaaaacagtaccgCTATGACCAAGAagttaaattctttttttaatttacgagtaataaacaaaatgcataagtaatatagaaaataacaagttaaaaataacctagttttaaacttaattttagtaGTTTCctaagaaataaaaaagaacttaatttaattaaatattaaaattcaatattttccaaTAACTAATCAGC
This genomic window contains:
- the LOC132922021 gene encoding LOW QUALITY PROTEIN: uncharacterized protein LOC132922021 (The sequence of the model RefSeq protein was modified relative to this genomic sequence to represent the inferred CDS: deleted 1 base in 1 codon), yielding MESVLWLALISAGCLASVAAGPVSRQSTFVELDAQLLERIEQTTEEIARNSTREFVDHEIQAMIDLFIGNLNITIVDLQQYSSLRNSSNFDDTQMKDFQKKGLIMYENTAITIDYVVYKIGVLTKSIEELEQLEKYIIDEEKRLNDLSNNSLQKKIKSVLDKIQRPRGSSVITWTI
- the LOC132922022 gene encoding uncharacterized protein LOC132922022 is translated as MRTSRICLILLSILVVQISSEDTELDKVINKITASTVKIAETPYTALLAEIRAHPDVNNFLKDYSRKINQVMDQTQKDLFSLIPQDEKSAIKRVIDFTSHSMSSAFWNTVKGVTSVTNTSFDTLPDDIKTKLLGLGNDINDFLKKLKAANDNGLKKSK